A single genomic interval of Cytophagales bacterium harbors:
- a CDS encoding serine/threonine-protein phosphatase translates to MSDNQHPPSKIQYPIKDQLALKQLELNSILEITQAINSNLPEPSLYKIYQFTLMANLNIEKLALFVLDDKWICKVNFGTKRDYSNVQLNDHILGINEITSLKHVEEGVGESGITRPSLHRHHYQEFEEFEIIIPVLHKTNVLAYTFLGGFSGKQPRVPGVNLSFIETFTNIIIQAIENKKFARKQRRQEAEIQVAREVQEMLFPEKLPYNKKLKVFASYIPHQEVGGDYYDFIPINSDQFLLCIADVSGKGIPAALLMSNFQASLRTLIRLKNDLKEIITELNYITFHNSKGERFITCFMAIFDKKTLRLTYINAGHPHPLLLSENNSIIYLKQGTTVLGAFDKLPFINKKNLILDSGMLLFTYTDGLTELNDDQDQEFGIAGIESFIKKADRSDLRVLHRKLIKHLDTFRGDRDYKDDVTILTCKFGSE, encoded by the coding sequence ATGTCTGATAACCAACATCCACCATCCAAGATCCAATATCCAATAAAAGACCAGCTTGCATTAAAACAACTGGAGTTGAATTCTATCCTTGAGATAACCCAGGCTATCAATAGTAATCTGCCAGAACCTTCATTGTACAAAATCTACCAATTTACGCTAATGGCAAACTTAAATATTGAAAAACTTGCTTTGTTTGTTTTAGATGATAAGTGGATTTGTAAAGTGAACTTTGGCACAAAAAGAGATTATTCCAACGTACAATTAAATGATCATATATTAGGTATTAATGAGATTACCTCTTTGAAGCATGTGGAAGAGGGTGTTGGTGAAAGCGGGATTACGCGACCTAGCCTTCACCGGCACCACTATCAGGAATTTGAGGAGTTTGAGATAATTATTCCTGTTTTACATAAAACAAATGTTTTGGCGTATACTTTTCTTGGTGGATTTTCCGGCAAGCAGCCCCGGGTACCCGGGGTCAATTTATCTTTTATAGAAACATTTACCAACATTATCATCCAGGCCATTGAAAATAAAAAATTTGCCAGAAAGCAAAGACGTCAGGAAGCTGAAATTCAAGTAGCCAGGGAAGTTCAGGAAATGCTTTTCCCTGAAAAACTGCCCTATAACAAAAAATTAAAGGTTTTTGCCTCATATATTCCTCACCAGGAAGTAGGGGGAGATTATTATGATTTCATTCCTATAAATTCCGATCAGTTTCTTCTCTGTATTGCTGATGTTTCCGGAAAGGGAATACCTGCAGCACTGTTGATGTCAAATTTCCAAGCTTCATTAAGGACTTTAATTCGCTTAAAGAATGATTTAAAAGAAATTATTACAGAATTAAACTATATAACATTTCATAATTCAAAAGGAGAAAGATTTATAACTTGTTTTATGGCAATTTTTGATAAAAAAACGCTTAGACTTACTTATATCAATGCCGGCCATCCCCATCCTTTACTTTTATCAGAAAATAATAGTATAATTTATCTTAAACAAGGAACCACTGTTCTGGGCGCTTTTGATAAACTACCTTTTATTAATAAGAAAAATTTAATTTTGGATAGCGGCATGCTGCTGTTTACTTATACCGATGGATTAACCGAACTAAACGATGATCAGGATCAGGAGTTTGGTATTGCCGGTATAGAATCATTTATTAAAAAAGCAGACAGATCAGATTTACGGGTATTACACAGAAAATTGATAAAGCATTTAGATACTTTCCGCGGGGATCGGGATTATAAAGATGATGTAACTATCCTCACCTGCAAATTTGGCAGCGAATAG
- a CDS encoding oligosaccharide flippase family protein: MYNLFKNITLIVILNLLIKPIWIIMEFMVQDKIGHAQYGIYAALFSLGYIFIILSDFGINQYFTKTLAGKPDLLQIFPDAFTLKITISIIYPFFMLLIGWLLNYRHSELYYLFLLCFTQSSLQLAMFFRANFQAFQRFRIDAFASVIDKVFLIAIIAFLFLYRIDLELYIYTRLLTAVLAFIILFIMLINIHPVPPQTPEYRGHTGVKSLLFLMVYGRYKHKIKLSKLKAILGGSIPFALIILLYGVHERIDQVMLERLASDHVTGLYAAAYRWVDAFMMYLWTILPIFFARFAHLQSNLKEQQKHLSFGQIIVSIPMIFVCGFVFIYGEKLLWLLSNSDLEDLGIMTSCLKILFISVLVHGLLAIYGTLLSSTGHVKFLNKMMLVSIAINIGLNFLLIPKYGAEAAAFTTVISTAFLSVAYLLYIHIRLQIHIPFLILLKLVMIAAVFTGTLYILSHTGIEWYVNTFIAGVVLLLAAYFSGLINVSIFKKV; this comes from the coding sequence TTGTACAACTTATTTAAAAATATCACCCTCATCGTTATTCTAAACCTGCTGATAAAACCCATCTGGATTATAATGGAGTTTATGGTTCAGGATAAGATCGGGCATGCGCAGTACGGAATTTATGCTGCTTTGTTCTCGCTTGGTTATATATTCATTATTTTATCTGATTTCGGTATAAACCAGTATTTTACTAAAACGCTGGCAGGAAAACCTGATTTATTGCAAATATTTCCTGACGCTTTTACCCTAAAAATTACAATTTCAATAATATATCCATTTTTTATGCTGCTAATAGGCTGGCTGCTGAATTACAGACATAGTGAACTATATTATTTGTTTTTATTGTGTTTTACTCAATCTTCTTTGCAACTGGCAATGTTTTTCAGGGCAAATTTTCAAGCTTTCCAGCGATTCCGTATTGATGCCTTTGCTTCGGTTATTGACAAGGTTTTTTTGATAGCAATTATTGCATTTTTGTTCTTGTATAGGATAGATCTGGAACTTTATATCTATACAAGATTACTTACAGCAGTACTTGCTTTCATTATTTTATTCATAATGTTAATCAATATTCACCCTGTGCCTCCACAAACTCCCGAGTATCGGGGGCACACAGGTGTGAAATCTCTTTTATTTCTCATGGTTTATGGCCGGTATAAACACAAAATAAAATTATCCAAATTGAAAGCTATATTAGGTGGTAGTATTCCGTTTGCACTAATTATATTACTTTATGGCGTACATGAGCGAATTGATCAGGTAATGTTGGAACGCCTTGCAAGTGATCATGTGACTGGTTTGTATGCCGCTGCTTACAGGTGGGTAGATGCTTTTATGATGTACTTATGGACAATTTTACCAATCTTTTTTGCCAGATTTGCCCATCTGCAAAGTAACCTAAAAGAACAGCAAAAACATTTAAGCTTCGGCCAGATCATAGTAAGTATTCCAATGATCTTTGTTTGCGGATTCGTATTTATATATGGTGAAAAATTGCTATGGTTATTAAGCAATAGTGATTTGGAAGATCTTGGTATTATGACTAGTTGTCTTAAAATTCTATTTATATCTGTTTTAGTACATGGACTTCTTGCTATTTACGGTACATTATTATCTTCAACCGGACATGTAAAATTTCTTAATAAGATGATGCTGGTTAGTATTGCGATAAATATCGGGCTTAATTTTTTATTGATACCAAAATATGGAGCAGAAGCCGCTGCTTTTACGACTGTGATCAGCACTGCTTTTCTTTCAGTTGCTTATCTTTTATATATACATATTCGTCTCCAAATTCATATACCTTTTCTGATCTTATTAAAATTAGTAATGATAGCCGCTGTTTTTACAGGAACACTCTACATTTTGAGTCATACGGGTATTGAATGGTATGTCAATACATTTATTGCGGGAGTTGTTCTTTTATTGGCTGCATATTTCTCTGGATTGATAAATGTTTCTATATTTAAAAAGGTATAA
- a CDS encoding O-antigen ligase family protein, translating to MKQWNNKRILFISLAAILLLSTSLGIIFELYELFIIPLLVLGTFLVILDYKIIYYLLIFSIPLSIEINLPGGFSIDLISEPLMIVLTAVYFIDIIAARKFDTKFLLHPFIFLVILQLIWLLIPVLFSTSWFVSVKYLLSKIWYITAFVLLTGQIIQSREDIKKIFWWFYAGLLIAIVQTSVRHAFEGFSFDTINNFTVPFFKNHVNYSITIALFLPFVWYFRGLYKKKSFQYTLLSFSRYFFIFAIIFSYTRASWIALIFAFCSYFMIHHLLTQKVLLLSGIVIIVAIAYLLNENKYLDYSPKYEKTVSHRKFEKKLEATYTMEDISGMERIYRWVASYHMFLDRPVTGTGPNTFYPEYKKYTVSSFATYVSDNPEKSTTHNNYLLILTEQGMVGLLLFVMWIIIVLTRGTKIYHASLQSSPLLTPPKRGRTGHPLTTPRGKGAGKVPPSGGFRGAWDLGGASAAIAMAALLSFIIIIIHLFLADFMKVDKVASIFFISAVILAKLDLWLDAERREFIEIDSHLSAF from the coding sequence ATGAAACAATGGAACAATAAAAGAATCCTCTTCATTTCATTGGCTGCAATCCTTTTGTTAAGTACATCTCTGGGGATAATATTTGAATTATATGAACTATTTATTATCCCTTTGCTTGTATTAGGCACTTTTCTGGTTATTCTTGATTACAAAATTATATATTATCTTCTAATATTCTCTATACCTTTATCTATAGAAATAAATCTGCCCGGTGGTTTTTCTATTGATCTGATTTCGGAACCCCTGATGATAGTTTTAACCGCGGTTTATTTTATTGATATAATAGCAGCAAGAAAATTTGATACTAAATTCCTTTTACATCCATTCATATTTTTGGTCATTTTGCAATTAATATGGTTGCTGATCCCTGTTCTGTTCTCCACTTCCTGGTTTGTCTCTGTTAAATATTTACTTTCCAAAATCTGGTATATTACAGCATTCGTGCTTTTAACAGGCCAGATAATTCAATCCCGTGAGGATATTAAAAAAATATTTTGGTGGTTTTACGCGGGATTACTTATAGCAATAGTTCAAACTTCTGTCAGGCATGCCTTCGAGGGGTTCTCTTTTGATACAATAAATAATTTTACTGTTCCTTTTTTCAAAAACCATGTAAATTATTCAATCACTATTGCTCTTTTTCTTCCATTTGTATGGTACTTTAGAGGACTTTATAAAAAAAAATCATTCCAATATACATTGTTATCGTTCAGTAGATATTTTTTCATTTTTGCAATAATTTTTTCTTACACCCGTGCTTCCTGGATAGCACTTATTTTTGCTTTTTGCTCATACTTTATGATACACCATTTATTGACCCAAAAAGTCCTTTTATTATCTGGTATTGTAATCATAGTTGCTATTGCTTATCTTCTAAATGAAAATAAATATTTAGATTACTCACCCAAGTATGAAAAAACAGTATCTCATAGAAAATTTGAAAAAAAATTAGAAGCAACCTATACAATGGAAGATATTTCAGGTATGGAACGTATATACCGCTGGGTGGCCTCTTATCATATGTTTTTAGATAGACCTGTTACAGGTACAGGTCCAAACACATTTTATCCTGAATACAAAAAATATACTGTAAGTTCATTCGCAACCTACGTAAGTGATAACCCTGAAAAGTCCACTACCCATAATAATTACTTACTTATACTAACAGAGCAGGGAATGGTTGGATTATTGTTATTTGTTATGTGGATCATAATAGTACTTACCAGGGGGACAAAAATTTACCATGCCAGCCTGCAGTCCAGCCCCCTTCTAACTCCCCCCAAAAGGGGGAGAACTGGCCATCCCTTAACCACGCCAAGAGGGAAAGGGGCTGGCAAAGTCCCCCCTTCGGGGGGATTTAGGGGGGCTTGGGATTTAGGGGGAGCTTCTGCTGCTATCGCCATGGCTGCATTGCTTTCTTTCATTATTATCATTATTCATCTGTTTTTGGCAGATTTTATGAAAGTAGATAAAGTGGCGTCCATATTTTTTATCTCGGCGGTTATTCTGGCAAAGCTGGATCTGTGGCTGGATGCAGAGCGCAGAGAATTTATTGAAATAGACTCGCATTTGTCAGCGTTCTGA
- a CDS encoding ABC transporter permease, which yields MSQKDQKEIIRAPSYYVKKRLLKNKPAMFGLVVIVIAHIIAIFGYLIMPDNTSNANDGAVQIQKKLPGFEVTLLNSRKNMEVLKVNFIKKMLFGQEREYYIVPISDYLIKNLTVYIQIYGRKNRYEDYDLVNLVKPLYVGHSDKIIPEFDMNYKVDGDVITYLDHNETIQTIKKADLVKEFKEKCIEQRKYILGTDRSGRDVLSRLIFGIRVSLAIGFIAVLISLAVGITLGALGGFLGDRVDKVILWLMTVVWSIPGIMLVIAISLALESKGIWVAFVAVGLTMWVDVARVVRGQILSVKEKTFVEAARALGFDTLRIIFIHILPNITGPIIVVATANFAAAILIEAGLSFLGLGVQPPTPSWGVMVNDGFKTIGSKDSWYLIVFPSACIMLMVFAFNLFGNGLRDAYDPKGSVK from the coding sequence ATGTCACAAAAAGATCAAAAAGAAATAATCAGGGCTCCTTCGTATTATGTCAAAAAGCGGCTGCTGAAGAACAAACCGGCAATGTTTGGATTGGTTGTAATTGTAATTGCCCATATTATTGCAATATTCGGATACCTTATAATGCCCGATAATACTTCAAATGCAAATGATGGAGCAGTTCAAATTCAAAAAAAACTACCTGGTTTTGAAGTGACATTGCTGAATTCAAGAAAAAACATGGAGGTACTAAAGGTGAACTTCATTAAGAAAATGTTATTTGGTCAGGAAAGGGAGTATTACATTGTTCCAATATCTGACTATTTGATAAAAAATTTAACCGTTTATATTCAAATATATGGAAGAAAAAACAGATATGAAGATTATGATCTGGTCAATCTTGTCAAACCTTTGTATGTCGGCCATTCAGATAAAATTATTCCGGAATTTGATATGAATTATAAGGTAGATGGTGATGTTATTACCTATCTTGATCATAATGAAACTATTCAGACAATAAAAAAAGCAGATTTAGTAAAAGAATTTAAAGAAAAATGCATTGAGCAACGAAAATATATATTAGGTACAGATAGATCGGGCAGAGATGTTTTAAGTAGATTGATATTTGGTATAAGAGTTTCGCTCGCGATTGGTTTTATCGCTGTATTGATCTCGCTTGCTGTAGGAATTACATTAGGTGCTCTGGGTGGTTTTTTGGGTGATCGGGTTGATAAAGTTATTTTGTGGCTCATGACCGTAGTATGGTCAATACCAGGCATCATGTTAGTTATTGCTATAAGTCTGGCTCTGGAGAGTAAAGGCATTTGGGTTGCTTTTGTGGCAGTAGGTTTAACTATGTGGGTAGATGTTGCCCGGGTAGTTAGAGGCCAAATCCTTAGTGTTAAAGAGAAGACATTTGTTGAGGCTGCAAGAGCTTTAGGTTTTGATACGCTAAGGATAATTTTCATACATATATTACCAAATATAACGGGTCCCATTATTGTTGTAGCTACTGCAAATTTTGCTGCAGCCATACTAATAGAAGCTGGCTTATCGTTTTTAGGATTGGGTGTGCAACCGCCAACACCTTCATGGGGCGTGATGGTAAATGATGGTTTTAAAACAATTGGAAGCAAAGACAGCTGGTATCTGATAGTTTTTCCCAGTGCTTGCATTATGTTAATGGTATTTGCTTTTAATTTATTTGGCAATGGTTTAAGAGATGCGTATGATCCGAAGGGTTCTGTTAAATGA
- a CDS encoding methyltransferase domain-containing protein, with protein sequence MIKSADLRNKFYKNYFINQVSRLGGKDIHKKLNEDHLQLKNEIIPLLPANKNIRILDIGCGYGGLLLLLQQSGYKNTEGIDISEEQVKIAKELGLKNIKQTDMVAYLESNNDKFDVIIGIDIIEHFNKPELISLLEKIKRSLKTKSEIQNQESKVENGGMAIFRTPNTDAPFGSTYYFGDYTHESFLNYSSAEQLFLSLGYQQVRILPSYIRVKGLIKNLIRSFLWFFVVLACKIVLFASGKGTKTVLLTPNLIILAHSV encoded by the coding sequence ATGATAAAGAGCGCTGATCTACGCAATAAATTTTATAAAAATTACTTCATAAACCAGGTTTCCCGATTAGGGGGCAAAGATATTCATAAGAAATTAAACGAAGACCACCTTCAACTTAAAAATGAAATTATCCCATTATTACCGGCTAATAAAAACATTCGTATTTTAGACATTGGATGTGGCTATGGAGGATTGCTATTATTATTGCAGCAATCAGGTTACAAAAACACCGAAGGTATAGACATTAGTGAAGAGCAGGTCAAAATAGCAAAAGAGTTAGGGCTAAAAAACATCAAACAAACAGATATGGTTGCCTATCTGGAGTCAAACAATGATAAATTTGATGTAATTATCGGGATTGATATTATCGAACATTTCAATAAACCGGAGTTGATCTCCCTTCTTGAGAAAATTAAAAGATCACTTAAGACAAAATCCGAAATTCAAAATCAAGAATCAAAAGTTGAAAATGGCGGTATGGCTATTTTCAGAACTCCTAACACTGATGCACCTTTCGGCTCTACGTATTACTTCGGGGATTACACTCATGAATCATTTTTAAATTACTCCTCTGCGGAGCAACTTTTTTTGTCACTAGGATATCAGCAAGTCAGGATACTTCCATCCTATATCAGAGTAAAAGGTCTTATAAAAAATCTTATTCGCAGCTTTTTATGGTTTTTTGTAGTTTTGGCATGTAAAATTGTATTGTTTGCTTCAGGAAAAGGTACAAAAACAGTATTATTGACTCCGAATTTGATCATCCTGGCGCATAGCGTATAG
- a CDS encoding polysaccharide deacetylase family protein — protein MYYHKTSILLKKLFPSLIWDKYPNKNLVSNRIPPELPGGTGETEKKVIYLTFDDGPVAGVTEWVLQLLKQYNAKATFFCVGKNVEKQPAIFQQIIRQGHSVGNHTYHHLSGWRTPVKEYLADVEKCAALVHSKLFRPPYGTLRPSQYSRLITQYSIIMWDVISGDFDQKLVKEKCLAICIRYTRNGSIIGFHDSVKVEEKLKYVLPQYLKHFSSQGYRFEAL, from the coding sequence ATGTATTACCATAAAACAAGCATATTATTAAAAAAACTGTTCCCTTCGCTTATATGGGACAAATACCCAAATAAAAACCTTGTCTCCAATAGGATCCCTCCCGAGTTACCCGGGGGGACAGGCGAAACAGAGAAGAAAGTAATTTATCTCACTTTTGATGACGGCCCTGTTGCCGGAGTAACCGAATGGGTACTTCAACTATTAAAGCAGTATAATGCTAAAGCAACATTTTTTTGTGTAGGAAAGAATGTGGAAAAACAGCCAGCTATTTTTCAGCAAATCATCCGGCAGGGGCATAGTGTAGGTAATCATACATACCATCATCTGAGCGGATGGAGAACCCCCGTAAAAGAATACCTGGCAGATGTAGAAAAATGTGCTGCATTGGTTCACTCTAAATTATTTCGCCCGCCTTATGGTACATTGAGGCCATCTCAATACTCAAGACTTATTACTCAATACTCCATTATAATGTGGGATGTAATTAGTGGCGATTTTGACCAAAAATTGGTAAAAGAAAAATGCCTTGCTATATGTATACGTTATACAAGAAACGGGTCAATTATTGGTTTCCATGACAGCGTAAAAGTTGAAGAGAAGCTAAAATATGTGTTGCCTCAATATTTAAAGCATTTTTCATCTCAGGGATACAGATTTGAGGCGCTTTAA
- a CDS encoding proline dehydrogenase, producing the protein MNASDNLTFEDTSIAFASRSDPELRKMHLLFRLMNDQLLTKVGTFFIKSAFMLHFPIKLLVKKTIFEHFCGGETIKACEKTIKELAKYNIKSIIEYSVEASKTEASFEKTAQEIIATFQRAGSTPPVGGAMRLPFCVFKVTGIVSIELLEKIQQGAHLTSYEQKAFFQTKKRIINIFNKAYEYGVKVLIDAEESWIQDSIDFIADRMMKKYNKEQAMVYNTYQMYRWDRLEVIKEAYNSAEKEKYFIGAKLVRGAYMEKERARAKKQGCKSPIYADKQGTDEAFDNALSFCIDHIERIAIFSGTHNEQSCYHLAQLMNKNNIAPDDSRVYFAQLYGMSDHISYNLTRAGYNVAKTIAYGPVNLVLPFLIRRAEENTAITGQSSRELQLIKKEMRRRKEEKF; encoded by the coding sequence ATGAATGCGTCTGATAACCTCACTTTCGAAGATACCTCCATCGCTTTTGCTTCAAGATCTGATCCGGAGCTAAGAAAAATGCATCTCCTTTTTAGGCTTATGAATGATCAATTGCTTACAAAAGTAGGTACTTTTTTTATTAAATCTGCCTTCATGCTTCATTTTCCCATAAAATTGTTGGTAAAGAAAACAATATTTGAACATTTCTGTGGAGGCGAAACAATTAAAGCATGTGAAAAAACTATCAAAGAATTAGCAAAATATAATATTAAATCTATCATAGAATACTCCGTTGAGGCATCAAAAACCGAAGCAAGTTTTGAAAAGACCGCTCAAGAGATCATCGCAACATTTCAAAGAGCAGGGAGCACCCCGCCAGTTGGCGGGGCCATGCGCCTCCCGTTCTGTGTTTTTAAAGTTACTGGCATTGTATCAATAGAACTATTAGAAAAAATTCAGCAAGGCGCTCATCTTACTTCATATGAACAGAAAGCATTCTTTCAAACTAAAAAGAGGATTATTAATATTTTTAACAAAGCCTATGAGTATGGCGTCAAAGTGCTTATTGATGCAGAAGAAAGCTGGATCCAGGATTCCATTGATTTTATAGCTGACAGGATGATGAAAAAGTATAATAAAGAGCAGGCTATGGTTTACAACACCTACCAGATGTATAGGTGGGACAGACTTGAGGTAATAAAAGAAGCATACAACAGCGCTGAAAAAGAAAAATATTTCATTGGTGCAAAATTAGTACGCGGAGCATATATGGAAAAAGAAAGGGCAAGGGCAAAAAAGCAAGGCTGCAAAAGCCCCATATATGCTGATAAACAGGGAACTGATGAAGCATTTGACAACGCCTTATCTTTTTGCATTGACCATATTGAAAGGATCGCAATTTTTTCAGGAACCCATAATGAACAGAGTTGCTATCACCTTGCTCAATTGATGAATAAAAACAACATTGCTCCTGATGACTCTCGTGTGTATTTTGCACAATTATATGGAATGAGTGATCATATTTCCTATAATCTGACCAGGGCAGGTTATAATGTAGCTAAAACCATTGCTTATGGACCTGTAAACCTGGTACTACCTTTTCTTATCAGGCGTGCCGAAGAAAATACGGCAATCACAGGGCAAAGCAGCAGGGAATTGCAGCTTATTAAAAAGGAGATGAGGCGGAGAAAGGAAGAAAAATTTTAG
- a CDS encoding glycosyltransferase, with translation MIELFTIYYLLFTSLLIIFYIFYLFRMLLVWRGMPDYEFDSDIPQTTAISVIVPVRNEAINIFYLLEDLNRQDYPVQNFEVIIVDDNSEDDTIKIVNEFSKKALFTLRIFALKEEGIASPSQEAGTRPDYIPPELPGGAGGIGSDMPSGKKKAIETGINYASGELIVTTDGDCRLNPGWLSILQNFYVSKAAKFISAPVSYFTVEHRMYSPATGLAMPDTMQAIEFAGLIVIGATSIAKRSPNMCNGANIAYPKKIFYQVNGFEGNINVASGDDEFLMHKIYAHGAKRIAPPVETPNLDVSTGGAMRSRVTRDSLRHAHVYFLKNREAMVFTKPAKNLSGFIAQRMRWAGKWAHYADIKVKLLAIFIFSVNFCLMASIIFIIINQYCFAPPTGRVEGGIVQNAMPYALCTMLLKVFAEFVFLKTVMKFFSKRFNYLAFVLIELIHPFYVVFLGCLSNLGGFWWKGRKVR, from the coding sequence ATGATCGAACTTTTTACTATTTACTATTTACTTTTCACTTCTTTATTAATAATATTTTACATTTTTTATTTATTCAGGATGTTGTTAGTGTGGCGGGGCATGCCTGACTATGAATTTGACAGTGATATTCCTCAAACCACCGCCATTTCAGTAATAGTTCCAGTAAGAAATGAAGCAATAAATATTTTTTATTTACTTGAAGATCTGAACAGGCAGGACTATCCAGTGCAAAATTTTGAAGTGATCATTGTGGATGACAATTCGGAAGATGATACAATTAAAATTGTTAATGAATTTTCAAAAAAGGCATTATTTACGTTAAGAATATTTGCTTTAAAGGAAGAAGGGATAGCCTCGCCCTCACAGGAAGCAGGGACTCGTCCCGATTATATTCCCCCCGAGTTACCCGGGGGTGCAGGCGGGATAGGCAGCGACATGCCTTCAGGTAAGAAAAAAGCAATTGAGACTGGTATCAATTATGCATCCGGAGAATTGATCGTTACTACTGATGGGGATTGCAGGTTAAATCCAGGATGGTTAAGTATTTTGCAGAATTTCTATGTTTCTAAAGCTGCAAAATTTATTAGTGCTCCTGTTAGCTATTTTACCGTAGAGCACAGAATGTATAGCCCCGCCACTGGCTTGGCTATGCCCGACACAATGCAGGCGATTGAATTTGCAGGATTAATTGTTATAGGCGCAACTTCAATTGCTAAAAGAAGTCCTAATATGTGTAATGGCGCTAACATAGCATATCCGAAAAAAATATTTTATCAAGTCAATGGATTTGAAGGAAACATAAACGTTGCATCGGGTGATGATGAGTTTTTAATGCACAAAATCTATGCGCATGGCGCAAAGCGCATAGCCCCGCCGGTAGAGACGCCCAATTTGGACGTCTCTACCGGCGGGGCTATGCGCTCCCGGGTTACCCGGGACTCTTTGCGCCATGCGCACGTGTATTTTTTGAAAAACAGGGAAGCAATGGTTTTTACCAAACCCGCAAAGAATTTATCTGGCTTTATTGCGCAGAGAATGCGCTGGGCTGGTAAATGGGCACATTATGCTGATATTAAAGTAAAGCTCCTGGCAATATTTATCTTCAGTGTTAATTTTTGCCTGATGGCAAGCATAATTTTTATTATAATCAATCAATACTGTTTTGCCCCGCCAACTGGCAGGGTAGAGGGCGGCATAGTGCAGAACGCTATGCCCTATGCGCTATGCACTATGCTCCTTAAGGTGTTTGCTGAATTCGTATTTTTAAAGACGGTAATGAAATTCTTCTCCAAAAGGTTTAATTACCTTGCTTTTGTATTGATTGAATTAATTCATCCCTTTTATGTTGTATTTTTGGGGTGTTTGAGTAATTTGGGCGGTTTTTGGTGGAAGGGGAGAAAAGTAAGATGA